In the Candidatus Poribacteria bacterium genome, one interval contains:
- a CDS encoding tetratricopeptide repeat protein: MKKSVSLYTFCIFGPPATHWIGLTLALCMMVFGCSDDPETDIAVVEQRQRDGWAAYDKGDFSAALLHFERVIELDGTRADAHNGMGWAHLSIAHAPGATPDVLAKAQRAFEAAIRSDTSSADAWIGLANTLFLRRESASDFQIALRAIDNALQGDHRTLFRHDYQSVADLQALRAACYYYLGQINLARSTVERALQTEPSNTAALSLQNLLK; this comes from the coding sequence ATGAAAAAATCGGTTTCACTTTACACGTTTTGTATTTTCGGTCCTCCAGCGACTCATTGGATCGGTCTAACCTTAGCCCTCTGTATGATGGTCTTTGGCTGTTCAGATGATCCCGAAACTGATATCGCGGTTGTGGAGCAGAGACAGAGGGACGGCTGGGCAGCCTACGATAAAGGGGACTTTTCCGCTGCACTTCTACATTTTGAGCGTGTAATTGAACTCGATGGAACCCGGGCGGACGCCCACAACGGCATGGGCTGGGCACACCTCAGTATCGCACATGCGCCCGGCGCGACTCCAGACGTTCTGGCGAAGGCGCAAAGGGCATTTGAGGCTGCCATCCGCTCAGATACCTCCAGCGCGGATGCGTGGATTGGGTTAGCCAATACGCTATTTCTCCGCCGTGAAAGTGCCTCCGATTTTCAGATCGCGCTCCGTGCCATTGACAACGCATTACAAGGGGACCATCGAACCCTCTTTCGACATGATTATCAGTCTGTCGCAGATCTCCAGGCGCTCAGGGCTGCCTGCTACTACTACCTTGGTCAAATAAACCTTGCTAGATCGACGGTTGAACGCGCACTTCAAACAGAACCATCAAACACGGCTGCATTATCACTTCAAAACCTGCTGAAATAA
- a CDS encoding SDR family oxidoreductase, with protein MLLEGKKALITGSRRGIGRGIALALAQNGCDIGLNDIEHDGSADRTIALIRETGRRCTFTVADISNSDSVNTLFDEFLAEHGRIDILVNNPYWSENTPFLEISEEVWDRTMAVSLKGYFLCSQRAAKEMIDQKSDGRIVSISSIHSVRVWEEDTAYGVAKAGVIRLMMSIARDLAGTGITANAIAPGWIDSRELPPEQEHERAQGDVGGDALASIPSRRIGVPNDIAQAAVFLCSPMGDYVNGTCLTVDGGFLAHGNT; from the coding sequence ATGTTATTGGAAGGTAAAAAAGCGCTCATTACTGGTTCGCGACGCGGCATTGGGCGAGGAATCGCCCTCGCCTTAGCGCAGAACGGTTGCGATATTGGACTCAACGATATTGAACACGACGGATCCGCAGATCGGACGATTGCGCTTATCCGTGAAACCGGACGCAGATGCACGTTTACGGTTGCAGACATCAGTAACAGCGATTCGGTGAACACCTTATTCGACGAATTCCTCGCGGAACACGGCCGGATTGATATTTTGGTAAATAATCCCTACTGGTCAGAGAATACGCCGTTTCTTGAGATCAGCGAGGAGGTTTGGGATCGGACGATGGCAGTGAGTTTGAAGGGGTACTTCCTGTGCAGCCAACGGGCTGCAAAAGAGATGATCGATCAAAAATCAGATGGGCGAATTGTCAGCATCTCATCCATACATTCTGTGCGCGTCTGGGAAGAAGACACCGCCTACGGTGTTGCAAAGGCGGGTGTGATTCGCTTGATGATGAGCATCGCCCGCGATTTGGCAGGCACCGGCATCACAGCGAATGCGATTGCACCGGGTTGGATCGATAGCCGCGAGCTGCCCCCGGAGCAAGAACATGAACGAGCGCAAGGCGATGTTGGCGGCGACGCTTTGGCGTCAATTCCGAGTCGTCGAATCGGTGTGCCAAACGACATCGCGCAGGCAGCAGTTTTTCTCTGTTCACCAATGGGAGATTACGTCAACGGCACCTGTCTGACGGTGGACGGCGGATTTCTCGCACACGGTAACACCTAA